A DNA window from Pseudomonas sp. B21-056 contains the following coding sequences:
- a CDS encoding imelysin family protein: MFRPKLLFTSLAALALGACSPQDPQAVTSAAIAKQVILPTYSRWVEADRQLASSALAFCQGKENLDTARADFLKAQKAWAELQPLLIGPLAEGNRAWQVQFWPDKKNLVGRQVEQLVESQPQIDAAGLAKSSVVVQGLSAYEYLLFDARIDMADNAQKAKYCPLLMAIGERQKQLAEEILSRWNTNDGMLAQMSKFPNQRYADSHEAIADLLRVQVTALDTLKKKLGTPMGRQTKGVPQPFQADAWRSQSSLQGLEASLSAARTVWVGVDNKGLRGLLPSDQKPLADKIDAAYDASLKLFASTQRSLTEMLNDDAGRQQLNDLYDSLNVVHRLHEGELAKALGIQLGFNANDGD, from the coding sequence ATGTTCCGTCCCAAGCTGTTGTTCACCAGCCTCGCCGCCCTCGCCCTCGGCGCCTGCTCGCCGCAGGATCCGCAAGCCGTCACGTCGGCCGCCATCGCCAAGCAAGTGATCCTGCCGACCTACAGTCGCTGGGTCGAGGCCGACCGGCAACTGGCGAGCAGCGCCCTGGCGTTCTGCCAAGGCAAGGAAAACCTGGACACCGCCCGCGCCGACTTCCTCAAGGCACAAAAGGCCTGGGCCGAGCTGCAACCGCTGCTGATCGGTCCGCTGGCCGAGGGCAACCGCGCCTGGCAGGTCCAGTTCTGGCCGGACAAGAAAAACCTGGTGGGCCGTCAGGTCGAGCAACTGGTCGAAAGCCAGCCGCAGATCGACGCCGCCGGCCTGGCCAAATCCAGCGTCGTGGTCCAAGGCCTTTCGGCCTACGAGTACCTGCTGTTCGACGCCAGGATCGACATGGCCGACAACGCGCAGAAAGCCAAGTACTGCCCACTGCTGATGGCCATCGGTGAACGCCAGAAACAACTGGCCGAAGAGATCCTGTCGCGCTGGAACACCAACGACGGCATGCTCGCCCAGATGAGCAAGTTTCCGAACCAGCGCTACGCCGATTCCCACGAAGCGATCGCCGATCTGCTGCGGGTCCAGGTCACTGCCCTCGACACCTTGAAGAAGAAACTCGGCACCCCGATGGGCCGTCAGACCAAGGGCGTACCGCAACCTTTCCAGGCCGATGCCTGGCGTAGCCAGTCGTCCCTGCAAGGCCTGGAAGCCAGCCTCAGCGCCGCCAGGACGGTCTGGGTCGGCGTGGACAACAAGGGCCTGCGCGGTCTGTTGCCGAGCGACCAGAAACCCCTCGCCGACAAGATCGACGCTGCCTATGACGCATCGTTGAAACTGTTCGCCAGCACCCAGCGCTCGCTGACCGAAATGCTCAACGACGACGCCGGGCGTCAGCAACTCAACGACTTGTACGACAGCCTCAACGTCGTCCATCGCCTGCACGAAGGCGAACTGGCCAAGGCGCTGGGCATCCAACTGGGCTTCAATGCCAACGACGGTGACTGA
- a CDS encoding DUF1513 domain-containing protein, whose product MFRRQALALGSLLLGAVTLGGWTLFKQKDKPALLLSARNDGDGKHYAVGYRLDGTQVFATQVGQRCHDIVNHPSQPVALFVARRPGTESYLIDLRDGTLLQTITSLPNRHFYGHAVIHRSGEWLYATENDTTDPGRGLLGVYRFEGERLVHSGEIPTHGIGPHQVSWMPDGETLVVANGGIRTEAESRVEMNLHAMEPSLVLMQRDGTLLSKETLPQSMNSVRHLGIASDGTIVSGQQFMGDAHESSELVAIKRPGQPFKAFPVSEQQLQAMGHYTASVAVHSDLRLVALTAPRGNRFFIWDLDSGEVRLDAPLPDCAGVGAVADGFVVTSGQGRCRYYDCRQAQLVAKPLDLPAGLWDNHLHLV is encoded by the coding sequence ATGTTTCGACGTCAGGCCCTGGCACTGGGCAGCTTGCTGCTCGGCGCCGTTACCCTGGGCGGCTGGACGCTGTTCAAGCAAAAGGACAAGCCTGCGCTGCTGCTTTCGGCACGCAACGATGGTGACGGCAAGCACTACGCCGTGGGTTATCGACTGGACGGCACACAGGTGTTCGCCACCCAGGTCGGCCAGCGCTGCCACGACATCGTCAATCATCCGTCGCAGCCGGTTGCGCTGTTCGTCGCCCGTCGCCCGGGCACCGAAAGCTACCTGATCGACCTGCGCGATGGCACGTTGCTGCAGACCATCACGTCCTTGCCGAACCGGCATTTCTACGGCCACGCGGTGATCCATCGCAGCGGCGAGTGGCTGTACGCCACCGAGAATGACACCACCGATCCGGGACGCGGCCTGTTGGGCGTCTACCGTTTCGAAGGTGAACGGCTGGTGCACAGCGGCGAGATTCCCACCCACGGCATCGGCCCACACCAGGTGTCGTGGATGCCCGACGGCGAAACCCTGGTGGTGGCCAACGGAGGTATCCGCACCGAGGCCGAGAGCCGGGTCGAGATGAACCTCCACGCCATGGAACCGAGCCTGGTCCTCATGCAGCGCGACGGCACGCTGCTGAGCAAGGAAACCCTCCCTCAGTCAATGAACAGCGTGCGCCACCTGGGCATCGCCAGTGACGGCACCATCGTTTCCGGCCAGCAGTTCATGGGGGACGCCCACGAGTCTTCGGAGCTGGTGGCGATCAAGCGCCCGGGCCAGCCCTTCAAGGCGTTCCCGGTCTCAGAACAGCAACTGCAAGCCATGGGGCATTACACCGCCAGCGTCGCCGTGCACAGCGACCTGCGCCTGGTCGCCCTGACGGCACCGCGTGGCAACCGCTTTTTCATCTGGGACCTGGACAGCGGCGAAGTCCGCCTGGATGCCCCTCTGCCGGATTGCGCCGGGGTGGGTGCGGTGGCGGATGGTTTCGTCGTGACCTCGGGCCAGGGGCGTTGCCGCTATTACGATTGTCGACAGGCCCAACTGGTTGCAAAGCCGCTGGACCTGCCGGCAGGGCTCTGGGACAACCATTTGCACCTGGTCTGA
- a CDS encoding efflux RND transporter periplasmic adaptor subunit translates to MLRRRMLIMLGVVLLVVLLLAGYKAFSVYQQIQSFSVPKPPVSVAVASAAEQSWQNRLPTVGSLKALQGVDLSLEIAGTVQKLLFQSGQKVKAGQPLLQLDSEVESALLETAEADLGLSQLDFGRGRQLVGSQAISKGEFDRLSAQLKKNQATVNQLKASLDKKRIVAPFSGTIGIRQVDVGDYLASGTVIATLQDLSSLYVDFYVPEQTVPKLAVAQAVNVGVSAYPGQTFVGTISAINPKVEDSTRNVLVRATLANPDGRLLPGMFANLQVILPDVAAGIVVPESAVTYTLYGNSMYVVTQKKTADGNVEKDDKGQPVLIAERRFVETGERRDGQVLVTKGVQSGEQVVTAGQIKLDNGTPIAISDDKTLTEQNSPRRAD, encoded by the coding sequence ATGCTGCGACGCCGCATGCTGATCATGTTGGGTGTTGTCCTGCTGGTGGTGCTGTTGCTGGCCGGCTACAAGGCCTTCTCCGTTTACCAACAGATCCAATCGTTTTCTGTACCGAAACCGCCGGTCAGTGTTGCCGTGGCCAGCGCCGCCGAGCAGTCCTGGCAGAACCGGCTGCCTACCGTCGGCAGCCTCAAGGCGTTGCAAGGCGTGGACCTGAGCCTGGAGATCGCCGGGACCGTGCAGAAGCTGCTGTTCCAGTCCGGGCAAAAGGTCAAGGCCGGCCAGCCGCTCTTGCAACTGGACAGTGAGGTCGAGAGTGCCCTGCTGGAAACCGCCGAGGCCGACCTGGGCCTGTCGCAACTGGACTTCGGCCGCGGGCGGCAACTGGTGGGCAGCCAGGCGATCTCCAAGGGCGAGTTCGACCGGCTCTCGGCACAATTGAAAAAGAACCAGGCCACGGTCAACCAGCTCAAGGCGTCGTTGGACAAGAAACGCATCGTCGCGCCGTTCAGCGGCACCATCGGCATTCGCCAGGTGGATGTCGGCGACTACCTCGCCAGCGGCACGGTCATCGCCACCCTGCAGGACCTCAGCAGCCTCTATGTGGACTTCTACGTCCCGGAGCAGACGGTACCCAAACTGGCTGTCGCCCAAGCGGTCAACGTCGGCGTCTCGGCCTACCCCGGCCAGACGTTCGTCGGCACCATCAGCGCCATCAACCCCAAGGTCGAGGACAGCACCCGCAATGTGCTGGTACGCGCCACCCTGGCCAACCCCGACGGCAGGCTGTTGCCCGGCATGTTCGCCAACCTGCAGGTGATCCTGCCGGACGTCGCGGCCGGGATCGTCGTGCCGGAGAGCGCCGTGACCTACACCCTCTACGGCAACTCCATGTACGTGGTGACGCAGAAGAAAACCGCCGATGGCAATGTCGAGAAGGACGACAAGGGCCAGCCAGTCCTGATCGCCGAACGGCGTTTCGTCGAGACCGGTGAACGTCGTGACGGACAGGTGCTGGTTACCAAGGGCGTGCAGAGCGGCGAACAGGTCGTGACCGCCGGCCAGATCAAACTGGATAACGGTACCCCCATCGCCATCAGCGACGACAAGACCCTGACCGAACAGAACAGCCCGCGACGCGCGGACTGA
- a CDS encoding multidrug efflux RND transporter permease subunit, producing the protein MAFTDPFIRRPVLATVVSLLIVLLGFQAWSKLPLRQYPQMENALITVTTAYPGANAETIQGYITQPMQQSLASAEGIDYMTSVSRQNFSVISVYARIGSNSDRLFTELLAKANEVKNQLPQDAEDPVLSREAADASALMYISFFSKELSNPQITDYLARVIQPKLATLPGMAEAEILGNQVFAMRLWLDPVKLAGFGLTASDVTNAVRQQNFLSAAGEVKGEYVVTSINANTELKSAEAFAAIPLKTNGDSRVLLRDVARVEMGAENYDTISSFGGTPSVYIGIKATPGANPLDVIREVRKIMPDMEAQLPTNLKAEIAYDATLFIQASIDEVVKTLFEAVLIVIVVVFLFLGALRSVLIPVVTIPLSMIGVMFFMQLMGYSMNLLTLLAMVLAIGLVVDDAIVVVENIHRHIEEGKSPFDAALEGAREIAMPVVSMTITLAAVYAPIGLLEGLTGALFKEFALTLAGAVVISGIVALTLSPMMCAMLLRHDENPSGLAHRLDMVFERLKNRYQRMLHGTLNTRPVVLVFAVIVLLLIPVLIMFTKSELAPDEDQGIIFMMATAPQPTNLDYLNTYTDHFLEIFKEFPEYYSSFQINGYNGVQSGIGGFLLKPWNERSRTQMEILPDVQEKLEGIPGLQIFGFNLPSLPGTGEGLPFAFVINSPKDYATLLEVAERVKKRAVESGKFAFMDIDLAFDKPEVVVDIDRDKAAQMGVSMQDLGGTLATLLGESEINRFTLEGRSYKVIAQVERPFRDNPGWLDSYYVKNTQGESLPLSTLIKVSDRARPRQLNQFQQLNAVTISGFPVVSMGEAIETVRQIAREEAPVGFAFDYAGASRQFIQEGSALWVTFALALAIIFLVLAAQFESFRDPLVILVTVPLSICGALIPLFLGWSSMNIYTQVGLVTLIGLISKHGILIVEFANQLRKEQGLTPREAVEQAASIRLRPVLMTTAAMVFGMVPLILATGAGAVSRFDIGTVIATGMSIGTLFTLFVLPCIYTLLAKPDKA; encoded by the coding sequence ATGGCTTTTACCGATCCGTTCATCCGCCGTCCGGTGCTCGCCACCGTGGTCAGCCTGTTGATCGTGCTGTTGGGCTTCCAGGCCTGGAGCAAGCTGCCCCTGCGCCAGTACCCACAGATGGAAAACGCCCTGATCACGGTGACCACCGCTTACCCCGGGGCCAACGCCGAAACCATCCAGGGCTACATCACCCAGCCGATGCAGCAGAGCCTGGCCAGCGCCGAGGGCATCGACTACATGACCTCGGTCAGCCGCCAGAATTTTTCGGTGATATCGGTCTACGCGCGCATCGGCTCCAACAGCGACCGGCTCTTCACCGAACTGCTGGCCAAGGCCAACGAGGTCAAGAACCAGTTGCCCCAGGATGCCGAGGACCCGGTGCTCAGCCGGGAGGCCGCCGACGCCTCGGCCCTGATGTACATCAGCTTCTTCAGCAAGGAACTGAGCAACCCGCAGATCACCGACTACCTGGCACGGGTGATCCAACCCAAACTGGCAACCCTGCCGGGCATGGCCGAGGCGGAGATCCTTGGCAACCAGGTCTTCGCCATGCGCCTGTGGCTCGACCCCGTCAAGCTCGCCGGTTTCGGCCTGACCGCCTCTGACGTGACCAATGCCGTGCGCCAGCAGAATTTCCTCTCCGCTGCCGGTGAAGTGAAAGGCGAGTACGTGGTCACCAGCATCAACGCCAACACCGAACTCAAATCCGCAGAGGCCTTCGCCGCGATCCCGCTCAAGACCAACGGTGACAGCCGAGTGCTGCTGCGGGATGTGGCCCGGGTGGAAATGGGCGCCGAGAACTACGACACCATCAGTTCCTTCGGGGGGACGCCCTCGGTGTACATCGGGATCAAGGCCACACCCGGCGCTAACCCGCTGGATGTGATCCGGGAAGTGCGCAAGATCATGCCGGATATGGAAGCCCAGCTGCCGACGAACCTCAAGGCCGAGATTGCCTACGATGCGACCCTGTTCATCCAGGCGTCCATCGATGAGGTGGTGAAAACCCTGTTCGAGGCAGTGCTGATCGTCATCGTCGTGGTGTTCCTGTTTCTCGGTGCCCTGCGCTCGGTGCTCATTCCGGTGGTGACCATCCCGCTGTCGATGATCGGCGTGATGTTCTTCATGCAGTTGATGGGCTACTCGATGAACCTGCTGACGCTGCTCGCCATGGTGCTGGCCATCGGCTTGGTGGTGGACGACGCGATCGTCGTCGTGGAGAACATCCACCGGCACATCGAGGAAGGCAAGAGCCCGTTCGACGCCGCACTGGAAGGCGCCCGGGAAATTGCCATGCCGGTGGTCTCGATGACCATCACGCTGGCGGCGGTGTATGCACCAATCGGCTTGCTCGAAGGCCTGACGGGCGCACTGTTCAAGGAGTTTGCCCTGACCCTGGCCGGGGCCGTGGTGATCTCCGGGATCGTTGCCCTGACCCTGTCGCCCATGATGTGTGCCATGCTGCTGCGCCACGACGAGAACCCATCGGGGCTGGCCCATCGGCTGGACATGGTTTTCGAACGCTTGAAGAACCGTTACCAGCGCATGCTCCACGGCACGCTCAATACCCGGCCGGTGGTGCTGGTGTTCGCCGTGATCGTCCTGCTGCTGATTCCGGTGCTGATCATGTTTACCAAGTCCGAGCTGGCCCCCGACGAAGACCAGGGCATCATCTTCATGATGGCCACGGCACCGCAGCCGACCAACCTCGACTACCTGAACACCTACACGGACCACTTCCTCGAGATCTTCAAGGAGTTCCCGGAGTACTACTCTTCGTTCCAGATCAACGGCTACAACGGCGTGCAGTCCGGCATCGGCGGCTTCCTGCTCAAGCCCTGGAACGAACGCAGCCGCACCCAGATGGAAATCCTGCCTGATGTCCAGGAAAAGCTGGAAGGCATCCCGGGCCTGCAGATCTTCGGTTTCAACCTCCCTTCCCTGCCCGGTACCGGCGAAGGCCTGCCCTTTGCCTTCGTCATCAACTCGCCCAAGGACTATGCGACGCTCCTGGAAGTTGCCGAGCGGGTCAAGAAGCGCGCAGTGGAGTCCGGAAAATTCGCGTTCATGGACATTGACCTGGCCTTCGACAAGCCCGAGGTCGTCGTCGACATCGATCGTGACAAGGCCGCTCAGATGGGCGTTTCGATGCAGGACCTGGGCGGAACCCTGGCCACCCTCCTGGGGGAGTCGGAGATCAACCGCTTTACCCTCGAAGGGCGCAGCTACAAGGTCATTGCCCAGGTCGAACGACCGTTCCGGGACAATCCTGGCTGGCTTGACAGCTACTACGTGAAAAATACCCAGGGTGAGTCGCTACCCCTGTCGACCCTGATCAAGGTCAGCGATCGGGCGCGCCCGCGGCAACTGAATCAGTTCCAGCAACTCAATGCGGTGACGATTTCGGGCTTTCCCGTCGTGAGCATGGGCGAGGCCATCGAAACGGTCCGCCAGATCGCCCGGGAAGAGGCTCCGGTGGGGTTTGCCTTCGACTATGCCGGCGCTTCGCGTCAGTTCATCCAGGAAGGCAGTGCGTTGTGGGTCACCTTTGCCCTGGCGCTGGCGATCATCTTCCTGGTGCTGGCTGCCCAGTTCGAGAGCTTCCGTGACCCCCTGGTGATTCTGGTGACAGTACCGCTGTCCATTTGCGGAGCACTGATCCCGCTATTCCTCGGCTGGTCGAGCATGAACATATACACCCAGGTGGGACTGGTGACGCTGATCGGCCTGATCAGCAAGCACGGTATCCTGATCGTTGAGTTTGCCAACCAACTGCGCAAGGAACAGGGCCTGACGCCACGGGAAGCCGTGGAACAGGCCGCGTCGATTCGTCTGCGACCGGTGTTGATGACCACTGCCGCGATGGTGTTTGGCATGGTGCCATTGATCCTGGCCACCGGCGCCGGAGCAGTGAGCCGCTTCGACATCGGCACGGTCATCGCCACCGGCATGTCGATTGGCACCCTGTTCACGCTGTTTGTATTGCCATGCATCTACACGCTGCTGGCCAAGCCGGATAAAGCCTGA
- a CDS encoding lipopolysaccharide kinase InaA family protein produces MVAQVVEAPGISRSSFDQFWSMQGEWVEEPNVRRGGESGVQRIISKDGELFYAKRQTGHIYRSWLHPLGRPTVLREQDALLALTRLDVRVPQLVFCGAQRDPVHKWRALLVTRALEGFEEIEKWYAAGGRERHGEAVHDQILRSLADNLARMHRGRWQHSCLYIKHVFVRVTGEGEAAKPEVALLDLEKCRRRLTARRAASHDMKQLRRHSSFSDSDWKKLVYLYETAFGSAIKGL; encoded by the coding sequence ATGGTTGCGCAGGTAGTAGAGGCACCTGGGATTTCCCGCAGTAGCTTCGACCAGTTCTGGAGCATGCAAGGTGAGTGGGTAGAGGAGCCTAACGTGCGCCGTGGCGGTGAAAGTGGCGTTCAGCGGATCATCAGCAAGGATGGCGAGCTGTTTTATGCCAAGCGTCAGACCGGGCACATTTATCGCAGTTGGCTGCATCCGTTAGGTAGACCCACCGTGTTGCGAGAGCAGGATGCGCTGCTGGCATTGACCCGACTCGATGTTCGCGTCCCCCAGTTGGTTTTCTGCGGGGCCCAGCGGGACCCGGTCCATAAGTGGCGTGCTCTTCTGGTGACCCGGGCACTCGAAGGCTTCGAGGAGATCGAAAAATGGTACGCCGCAGGTGGGCGCGAGCGTCATGGCGAAGCGGTGCATGATCAGATCCTGCGGTCGTTGGCCGATAACCTGGCCCGCATGCATAGGGGGCGTTGGCAACATAGCTGCCTCTATATCAAGCATGTCTTTGTGCGCGTAACCGGGGAGGGGGAGGCGGCGAAGCCCGAAGTCGCCCTGTTGGACCTGGAGAAGTGTCGCCGACGCTTGACCGCCCGACGTGCTGCATCCCATGACATGAAGCAGCTACGGCGCCATTCGTCGTTCAGCGATTCTGACTGGAAAAAACTCGTCTACCTTTATGAAACGGCGTTTGGCAGCGCTATCAAAGGCTTATAA
- a CDS encoding class I SAM-dependent methyltransferase, which translates to MSQPIKLDFSEKYDEQHAQKYFHKHRSGLSRRLSNQRDQQLAKRALALAGDPGLVLDLPCGAGRFWSLLAEKPNRVIIGADNSEAMLKTAMESQSADVVKRVQPLHTSAFDIALPDNAVDSIFCMRLLHHIGEPAHRLAILKEFARVSRDSVIISLWVDGNFKAWKRKRQERTRGQKDYQNRFVLPVATVEEEFRQAGFRIQEQLDFLPLYAMWRVYVLRKR; encoded by the coding sequence ATGTCCCAGCCCATCAAGCTCGATTTTTCCGAAAAATACGACGAGCAGCATGCTCAGAAATACTTTCACAAACATCGAAGCGGCTTGAGCCGCCGTCTGTCCAATCAGCGCGATCAACAACTGGCCAAGCGTGCTTTGGCACTTGCCGGTGACCCGGGCCTGGTGCTGGATCTGCCTTGCGGTGCGGGGCGCTTCTGGTCTTTGCTGGCGGAAAAACCGAACCGCGTCATCATTGGCGCTGACAATTCCGAGGCCATGCTCAAGACCGCAATGGAGTCTCAGTCCGCCGATGTCGTGAAACGGGTACAACCCTTGCACACTTCTGCGTTCGACATTGCCTTGCCTGATAACGCCGTCGACAGCATTTTTTGCATGCGCTTGCTGCACCACATCGGTGAACCCGCGCATCGACTGGCGATACTGAAGGAATTCGCGCGTGTCAGTCGTGACAGCGTGATTATTTCATTGTGGGTCGATGGCAATTTCAAGGCCTGGAAGCGCAAGCGTCAGGAGCGTACTCGTGGGCAGAAAGACTACCAGAATCGATTTGTGTTACCGGTTGCTACAGTAGAAGAAGAGTTTCGGCAGGCGGGGTTTCGCATCCAGGAGCAACTGGACTTCCTACCGCTCTACGCCATGTGGCGAGTTTATGTATTACGCAAGAGGTAA
- a CDS encoding sensor histidine kinase: protein MEFKQSLAQRIIIAFALMSALVAGAFAMGIVATVHLVEEKLISSGLGGDLQRLLLMDSVSDWNHRPEPDQLFYFSGGPGDFELPKDLRHLEPGFHEVFREQLSYHAMVEIVDGRHYVLLQDQSDFEERERVLFAVVLVGFVLSLALAVFLGWILARRVMAPVVRLARQVRHRDQLLGLAPPLAPDYAADEVGELAVAFDATLGRLRQALTRERLFTSDVSHELRTPLMVLATSCELLLENPALDQRGRTQVERISRASEEMRELVQTFLMLARAQREDNGMSPRMPLGQVAENLLGVWRAAVEAKGLALIFEPGQPLDTPYNATFLTAVMGNLLRNALHYTDQGFIRLTLNGTGFVVEDSGVGIPEEKREAMFEPFVRGNEKRGEGLGLGLSLVQRICENQGWTVSLSTMEPNGCRFEVELNLKE from the coding sequence ATGGAGTTTAAGCAGAGCCTTGCCCAACGGATCATCATCGCGTTTGCATTGATGAGCGCGTTGGTGGCCGGGGCCTTCGCCATGGGCATCGTGGCGACGGTCCACCTGGTGGAAGAGAAGCTGATTTCCTCCGGACTGGGTGGCGACCTGCAACGCCTGTTGCTGATGGACAGCGTCTCGGACTGGAATCATCGTCCGGAGCCTGATCAGTTGTTCTATTTCAGCGGCGGCCCGGGTGATTTCGAATTGCCCAAGGATCTGCGTCACCTGGAGCCTGGCTTTCACGAGGTGTTTCGCGAGCAATTGTCCTACCACGCCATGGTGGAGATCGTTGACGGCCGCCATTACGTGTTGCTACAGGACCAGAGTGACTTCGAAGAGCGCGAGCGGGTGCTGTTCGCCGTCGTGCTGGTGGGCTTCGTGCTGAGCCTGGCGCTGGCGGTGTTCCTGGGGTGGATCCTGGCTCGCCGGGTGATGGCGCCGGTGGTGCGCCTGGCCCGGCAAGTACGGCATCGCGACCAGCTCCTCGGACTTGCTCCGCCGCTGGCACCGGATTATGCCGCCGATGAGGTGGGCGAACTGGCGGTGGCATTCGACGCGACACTGGGGCGGTTGCGCCAGGCCCTGACGCGCGAGCGTTTGTTCACCAGTGATGTGAGCCATGAGTTGCGCACACCGTTGATGGTCCTGGCGACTTCCTGCGAACTGTTGCTGGAAAACCCGGCATTGGATCAGCGTGGTCGCACTCAGGTCGAGCGCATCAGCCGGGCCAGTGAAGAGATGCGCGAACTGGTGCAGACGTTCCTGATGCTTGCCAGGGCTCAACGCGAGGACAACGGCATGTCGCCTCGCATGCCCCTTGGGCAGGTGGCGGAAAATCTCCTCGGCGTATGGCGCGCGGCCGTTGAGGCCAAAGGCCTGGCGCTGATTTTCGAACCGGGGCAGCCCCTCGATACACCTTATAACGCTACGTTCCTGACGGCGGTCATGGGCAATCTGCTGCGCAACGCCTTGCACTACACCGATCAGGGCTTCATCCGTCTCACACTGAACGGCACCGGATTCGTCGTCGAGGACAGCGGCGTGGGCATTCCCGAGGAGAAGCGTGAGGCGATGTTCGAGCCGTTCGTGCGTGGCAATGAGAAGCGTGGCGAGGGGCTTGGGCTGGGGTTGTCGCTGGTGCAGCGGATTTGCGAGAACCAGGGCTGGACGGTAAGTCTCAGCACGATGGAGCCCAACGGTTGTCGGTTCGAGGTTGAGTTGAATCTGAAGGAGTGA
- the colR gene encoding two-component system response regulator ColR, translated as MRILLVEDNRDILANLADYLGLKGYTVDCAQDGLSGLHLAATEHYDLIVLDIMLPGIDGYTLCKRLREDARRDTPVIMLTARDQLDDRLQGFKSGADDYLIKPFALSELAARIEAVMRRAQGGGRRALQVGDLSYDLDTLEVTREGKLLKLNPVGLKLLAVLMQKSPHVLRREILEEALWGDDCPDSDSLRSHVHQLRQVIDKPFEKPLLHTVHGVGYRLAEGRDGV; from the coding sequence ATGCGAATTCTATTGGTCGAAGACAACCGCGACATCCTGGCCAACCTGGCCGATTACCTGGGGCTCAAGGGCTATACCGTCGACTGTGCCCAGGACGGTCTGTCGGGCTTGCACCTGGCTGCGACTGAGCATTACGACCTGATCGTGCTCGACATCATGCTGCCGGGTATCGACGGTTACACCTTGTGCAAGCGCCTGCGCGAAGATGCCCGGCGCGATACGCCGGTGATCATGCTCACCGCCCGGGATCAACTGGACGACCGCCTGCAGGGTTTCAAGTCCGGGGCCGATGATTACCTGATCAAACCCTTCGCTCTGTCGGAACTGGCGGCCCGCATCGAAGCGGTCATGCGTCGGGCCCAGGGTGGCGGCCGGCGCGCGTTGCAGGTCGGTGACCTGAGCTATGACCTCGATACCCTGGAAGTGACCCGCGAAGGCAAATTGCTCAAGCTCAACCCGGTCGGCCTGAAATTGCTGGCGGTGCTGATGCAGAAGAGCCCCCACGTGCTGCGTCGGGAAATCCTTGAAGAAGCCTTGTGGGGCGACGATTGCCCGGACAGCGACAGCTTGCGCAGCCATGTCCATCAACTGCGCCAGGTGATCGACAAACCGTTTGAAAAACCGTTGCTGCATACCGTGCACGGTGTCGGTTACCGCCTGGCCGAGGGCCGCGATGGAGTTTAA
- a CDS encoding phosphatase PAP2 family protein — MVSAAVRPTSRPLNFWIALGVPAVVASILVLLELTTLDMDLAQLFYDQTAGDFIGRHSFFLENILHDRAKQVVIAFSVFSIISFISAFFVTRLKPFKRELGCLVLSLALATSFVTPMKAVTAVQCPWSLKEFGGKETYSELLSPRPDTHKPGRCWPGGHAATGFTLFALFFVLRDRRPRLARRAFVFAFTLGTVFSVSRMMQGAHFFSHNVWTAVFCWLICLGCYYFVLYRPATRTAPVVEAQPVNA, encoded by the coding sequence ATGGTTTCCGCTGCCGTCCGCCCCACTTCTAGACCGCTGAATTTCTGGATTGCCCTGGGCGTGCCCGCTGTTGTTGCGTCAATACTGGTGTTGCTGGAGCTGACCACTCTGGACATGGACCTGGCCCAGCTGTTCTATGACCAGACCGCTGGGGACTTCATCGGGCGGCACAGCTTTTTCCTGGAAAACATCCTCCATGACCGGGCCAAACAAGTGGTCATCGCCTTTTCGGTGTTTTCCATCATCAGCTTCATAAGCGCTTTTTTTGTCACCCGACTCAAACCCTTTAAACGTGAGTTGGGCTGCCTGGTGCTGTCCCTGGCGCTGGCGACATCCTTTGTCACGCCGATGAAAGCGGTGACGGCGGTGCAATGCCCCTGGAGCCTGAAGGAGTTCGGTGGCAAGGAAACCTACAGTGAACTGCTGAGCCCGCGCCCAGACACCCACAAACCAGGCAGATGCTGGCCCGGCGGCCACGCCGCCACCGGTTTCACACTGTTCGCGCTGTTTTTCGTATTGCGTGACCGCCGCCCGCGCCTGGCCCGCCGGGCCTTCGTATTCGCCTTCACCCTGGGCACGGTGTTCTCCGTGAGCCGGATGATGCAAGGGGCGCACTTCTTCTCGCACAACGTGTGGACAGCGGTGTTCTGCTGGTTGATTTGCCTGGGATGTTACTACTTCGTCCTGTACCGACCGGCCACAAGAACAGCACCCGTGGTCGAAGCACAACCGGTCAATGCCTGA